The nucleotide sequence AATACCAATTGCTCCTTGATGATGACGAATATTTTCACTATCTGTATAGACGTCCATCACCGGTCCAAGTTCCTTGCCCATACGAAGCTCCTGTGCAATTTCTTCCGGTAAGGCAAATTGAGCTCCTGAGCTGGCAATGACTGTCCCATCTTTTAAAACAGCTGCCCCCCAGTTACAGCAATACATTGTTCCTTCGATTTCATCGACGCCACCTTCAAGTCCAAATGTTATATCCGCGTTTGTAAGCATCATTGTGTGACGTGCACGGTTGATCGCACCTTGTCTCGTTTCTTCATTTGAGAAGGGCTGAATCGATACATCTGAAGGTACTTCCATATTTTCGATTGTGGCTTTAGGGAAATACTGGTTGACAATTGCTTCAACAGCACCTAATTTCGCCTTATTTTTCGATCCGACTGCTACTCTCATTATTTCATCTCCAAGCTATTCGTTTTTAAACGGTCTATACCTAAAAAATTGGTTTACCGATTTTTATGTAAGTCACGTTAGACCTATTGTCCGCAACTAAAAAACAAGAATGCGATAAATTCGCATCCTTGTATTATAATATAATCTCGAATTTTTTTATACGTTTGCGCGAATAGATTCGATTG is from Solibacillus isronensis and encodes:
- a CDS encoding DUF84 family protein, whose translation is MRVAVGSKNKAKLGAVEAIVNQYFPKATIENMEVPSDVSIQPFSNEETRQGAINRARHTMMLTNADITFGLEGGVDEIEGTMYCCNWGAAVLKDGTVIASSGAQFALPEEIAQELRMGKELGPVMDVYTDSENIRHHQGAIGIFSNNLIDRKEMFEHIVKLLVGQILFKINKEQ